One segment of Solanum lycopersicum chromosome 1, SLM_r2.1 DNA contains the following:
- the LOC104644401 gene encoding uncharacterized protein isoform X1: MMETEDKTLFCFCHWGKKNKVLPDGSASYVGGITRQVIAKTGIKYEDFVNAVFHRLCIDPSDKILHFTVKFDRSQLIQLSDQEDVNTLLQFNDDFAHVYVSSSEMEPHSRLPSVGAKKIEPVVFDLELDTNPVRNDENDLASPLKKAQSNQSAGDSNPLKRSWAHQSIKDSKPQKKEAVASEQASRLPSGGAKKVKLTIDSDSDSGSDSESESESDTVPDGNLPEVYDYPDPEFSVFDKHKAQNCFAIDQIWACYDTADGMPRFYAHIRKVYSPEFKVMFSWLDAYPEDERSRAWVGAELPVGCGKFRRGSTEFTSDRLTFSHQVQCGMGKRGLYIVYPRKGETWALFKNWDMSWSSDPDNHRKYKYEIVEIVSDYVVDVGVLVGYLDKVSRFVSLFQRMRPTEVGTFFVKPNELYKFSHQIPSFKMTGTEREGVPAGSFELDPASLPLSPDDIWYPGKVMEDSRAVNSEPVENDLPAVPLGARDKSRKATTSLKSGDDIHATDGESSKVQITPKKMNISEKKRTQMSSSSADDSPSTDFDDNCVKKSRHSSPRMPIHLSCQGDRELHSCRKSFGLSNSVGSSKKISTFSVDKGFEETFCDFEMDRSTGKFQVNQVWAIYGQNSTLPNTYALVKKIVPAPFKLHVVLLESCAGPKNAAQSVCGTFKVQNEKHQAYDSSSFSHVVKAISTKNRFEIYPREGEIWALYKSLRKSGLDPDKFEYDIVEVIEYSKEWIKVSSLVRVDGLKSVFKQQTSNSVTLEIQKDEFWRFSHQIPAFQLTGEKGGVLRGCWELDPAAVPCSL; the protein is encoded by the coding sequence ATGATGGAAACTGAAGATAAAACACTGTTTTGTTTTTGTCATTGGGGTAAGAAGAATAAGGTGCTTCCAGATGGATCCGCTTCGTATGTGGGAGGTATTACCCGACAGGTTATTGCAAAAACAGGCATAAAGTATGAGGATTTTGTGAATGCAGTTTTTCACCGATTATGCATTGATCCTTCGGATAAGATCTTACATTTTACTGTAAAGTTTGATAGGTCCCAATTGATACAGCTGAGCGACCAAGAAGATGTCAATACTCTCTTGCAATTCAATGATGATTTTGCACATGTTTATGTATCAAGTTCGGAGATGGAGCCTCATTCTAGACTCCCGTCAGTTGGCGCGAAAAAAATAGAACCTGTTGTTTTTGATCTTGAACTAGATACTAATCCTGTACGCAATGATGAGAATGATTTGGCAAGCCCTCTGAAGAAGGCACAGTCTAACCAGTCAGCTGGAGATAGTAATCCTCTGAAGAGATCATGGGCTCACCAGTCAATTAAGGACAGTAAACCTCAGAAGAAAGAAGCTGTGGCCAGTGAACAGGCTTCTAGACTGCCTTCAGGTGGTGCTAAAAAAGTTAAACTTACTATTGATTCAGATTCTGATTCTGGTTCTGATTCAGAGTCAGAATCAGAATCAGATACTGTTCCTGATGGTAATCTTCCAGAGGTGTATGATTATCCTGACCCTGAATTTAGTGTTTTTGACAAGCATAAAGCACAGAATTGCTTTGCAATCGATCAGATCTGGGCGTGTTATGATACGGCTGATGGTATGCCAAGATTCTATGCCCACATTAGGAAGGTATACAGTCCTGAATTTAAGGTGATGTTCAGTTGGCTTGATGCTTATCCAGAAGATGAAAGGAGCAGAGCTTGGGTCGGGGCAGAGTTGCCTGTTGGCTGTGGGAAATTTAGACGTGGAAGTACTGAATTCACTTCTGATCGACTTACATTTTCTCATCAAGTGCAGTGCGGAATGGGGAAGAGAGGTCTATACATTGTATATCCAAGGAAAGGAGAAACGTGGGCCCTTTTCAAAAATTGGGATATGAGTTGGAGCTCTGATCCAGATAATCATAGGAAGTACAAGTATGAAATTGTGGAGATAGTTTCTGATTATGTTGTGGATGTTGGTGTTCTTGTTGGTTATTTAGATAAAGTTTCCAGATTTGTTAGCCTTTTCCAGCGAATGAGGCCGACTGAAGTTGGTACATTCTTTGTAAAGCCAAATGAACTTTACAAGTTCTCTCATCAAATTCCTTCTTTTAAAATGACTGGAACTGAACGAGAGGGTGTACCTGCGGGATCCTTTGAACTTGATCCTGCTTCTTTACCCCTCAGTCCTGATGATATTTGGTACCCTGGAAAAGTTATGGAAGACAGCAGGGCGGTTAATTCTGAACCTGTAGAAAATGATCTACCTGCAGTTCCACTTGGAGCTAGAGATAAATCAAGGAAAGCAACAACATCTCTGAAGTCTGGGGATGACATCCATGCTACTGATGGAGAGTCTTCCAAGGTTCAAATAACTCCTAAAAAAATGAACATCTCTGAGAAAAAGCGAACTCAAATGAGCTCTAGTTCTGCCGATGACAGTCCTTCCACTGACTTTGATGATAATTGTGTTAAAAAAAGCCGTCACTCAAGTCCCCGCATGCCAATTCATTTGTCATGTCAAGGTGATAGAGAGTTGCATTCATGCAGGAAGAGCTTTGGTCTCAGCAACTCCGTTGGAAGttccaaaaaaatatcaactttTTCAGTTGATAAAGgttttgaagaaactttttgTGATTTCGAGATGGACAGATCTACAGGGAAGTTTCAAGTAAATCAGGTATGGGCTATTTATGGTCAAAATAGTACATTGCCAAATACTTATGCACTGGTTAAGAAGATAGTTCCTGCCCCATTCAAATTGCATGTAGTCCTCCTTGAATCATGTGCAGGGCCTAAAAATGCTGCTCAGTCAGTTTGTGGAACGTTCAAAGTCCAGAATGAAAAACATCAAGCCTATGATTCTAGCTCATTCTCCCATGTGGTGAAAGCAATCTCTACTAAGAACAGGTTTGAAATCTATCCAAGAGAAGGAGAGATTTGGGCACTGTACAAGAGCTTGAGAAAATCAGGTTTGGATCCAGACAAGTTTGAGTACGATATAGTGGAGGTCATTGAGTATTCAAAAGAGTGGATAAAAGTTTCGTCCCTGGTTCGTGTGGATGGTTTAAAGTCTGTCTTTAAACAGCAAACATCGAATTCTGTTACTTTGGAAATACAAAAAGATGAGTTCTGGAGATTCTCTCATCAGATACCTGCATTTCAGCTGACTGGAGAAAAAGGAGGGGTTTTGAGAGGCTGCTGGGAGCTTGATCCTGCTGCAGTACCGTGTTCTCTGTGA
- the LOC101252821 gene encoding cyclin-L1-1 isoform X2, whose translation MATGQVLFHRFYCKKSFARFNVKRVAASCVWLASKLEESPRKARQVLVVFHRMECRRENLPIEHLDTSSKKYVDLKADLIRTERHLLKEMGFICHVEHPHKFISNYLATLETPAELRQEAWNLANDSLRTTLCVRFKSEVVACGVVYAAARRFQVPLPENPPWWKAFDADKAGIDEVCRVLAHLYSLPKAKYIPVCKEGGSFATSNRSRDSPSLPVSKEGLLDAPPVNEDTEEVAKEADTKAVLDKLKDSKKSDDDSKNMPSEGESKEEPGRTDHRIDAGGEKNKDREKDRGRDRERERDKERLKSRERDRGRESDRERDRDDFERDREKSKERSHRSRDKGHSEKPKHQSSRDRDYLSYSSREKDRRRHH comes from the exons TTTAATGTGAAG AGGGTTGCTGCTAGTTGTGTTTGGCTTGCATCAAAACTTGAAGAAAGTCCGAGAAAAGCAAGGCAGGTGCTTGTTGTTTTCCACAGAATGGAATGTAGGAGAGAAAACTTACCTATAGAACATCTGGATACATCTTCGAAG aaatatgttgaTTTGAAAGCAGACCTAATCAGAACAGAGAGGCATCTGTTAAAAGAGATGGGTTTCATCTGCCATGTCGAGCATCCtcataaatttatatcaaaCTACCTTGCAACTCTTGAAACACCTGCAGAGTTGAGACAAGAAGCTTGGAATCTTGCAAATGACAG TTTGCGCACAACACTCTGTGTAAGATTCAAGAGTGAGGTTGTGGCCTGTGGAGTTGTATATGCTGCTGCCCGTAGATTTCAAGTGCCCCTCCCTGAGAATCCTCCTTGGTGGAAAGCATTTGATGCAGACAAGGCTGGTATAGATGAAGTTTGCAGAGTTCTTGCTCATCTTTACAGTCTTCCAAAAGCAAAATACATTCCTGTGTGCAAGGAAGGAGGTTCCTTTGCTACATCAAACAGATCAAGAGACTCGCCGTCGCTTCCTGTATCTAAG gaaGGTTTGTTGGATGCTCCACCAGTGAATGAAGATACTGAGGAAGTCGCTAAGGAGGCAGATACAAAAGCTGTCCTTGATAAGTTGAAGGACTCAAAGAAGAGTGATGATGACTCGAAAAACATGCCTTCAGAAGGGGAGTCAAAAGAAGAGCCAGGAAGAACTGACCATAGAATAGATGCTGGTGGAGAAAAGAACAAGGATCGAGAGAAGGACAGGGGCAGAGATAGGGAGAGGGAGAGGGATAAGGAAAGACTAAAGTCTCGTGAACGTGATAGGGGAAGGGAATCTGACAGGGAAAGGGACAGAGACGACTTCGAAAGGGACAGAGAAAAATCCAAGGAAAGGAGTCATCGTTCAAGAGACAAAG GTCACTCAGAGAAACCAAAACATCAATCTTCTCGAG ATCGTGATTACCTGTCTTATTCATCACGGGAGAAGGATCGTCGTAGACATCATTAG
- the LOC104644401 gene encoding uncharacterized protein isoform X2, with amino-acid sequence MMETEDKTLFCFCHWGKKNKVLPDGSASYVGGITRQVIAKTGIKYEDFVNAVFHRLCIDPSDKILHFTVKFDRSQLIQLSDQEDVNTLLQFNDDFAHVYVSSSEMEPHSRLPSVGAKKIEPVVFDLELDTNPVRNDENDLASPLKKAQSNQSAGDSNPLKRSWAHQSIKDSKPQKKEAVASEQASRLPSGGAKKVKLTIDSDSDSGSDSESESESDTVPDGNLPEVYDYPDPEFSVFDKHKAQNCFAIDQIWACYDTADGMPRFYAHIRKVYSPEFKVMFSWLDAYPEDERSRAWVGAELPVGCGKFRRGSTEFTSDRLTFSHQVQCGMGKRGLYIVYPRKGETWALFKNWDMSWSSDPDNHRKYKYEIVEIVSDYVVDVGVLVGYLDKVSRFVSLFQRMRPTEVGTFFVKPNELYKFSHQIPSFKMTGTEREGVPAGSFELDPASLPLSPDDIWYPGKVMEDSRAVNSEPVENDLPAVPLGARDKSRKATTSLKSGDDIHATDGESSKVQITPKKMNISEKKRTQMSSSSADDSPSTDFDDNCVKKSRHSSPRMPIHLSCQGDRELHSCRKSFGLSNSVGSSKKISTFSVDKGFEETFCDFEMDRSTGKFQVNQGLKMLLSQFVERSKSRMKNIKPMILAHSPMW; translated from the exons ATGATGGAAACTGAAGATAAAACACTGTTTTGTTTTTGTCATTGGGGTAAGAAGAATAAGGTGCTTCCAGATGGATCCGCTTCGTATGTGGGAGGTATTACCCGACAGGTTATTGCAAAAACAGGCATAAAGTATGAGGATTTTGTGAATGCAGTTTTTCACCGATTATGCATTGATCCTTCGGATAAGATCTTACATTTTACTGTAAAGTTTGATAGGTCCCAATTGATACAGCTGAGCGACCAAGAAGATGTCAATACTCTCTTGCAATTCAATGATGATTTTGCACATGTTTATGTATCAAGTTCGGAGATGGAGCCTCATTCTAGACTCCCGTCAGTTGGCGCGAAAAAAATAGAACCTGTTGTTTTTGATCTTGAACTAGATACTAATCCTGTACGCAATGATGAGAATGATTTGGCAAGCCCTCTGAAGAAGGCACAGTCTAACCAGTCAGCTGGAGATAGTAATCCTCTGAAGAGATCATGGGCTCACCAGTCAATTAAGGACAGTAAACCTCAGAAGAAAGAAGCTGTGGCCAGTGAACAGGCTTCTAGACTGCCTTCAGGTGGTGCTAAAAAAGTTAAACTTACTATTGATTCAGATTCTGATTCTGGTTCTGATTCAGAGTCAGAATCAGAATCAGATACTGTTCCTGATGGTAATCTTCCAGAGGTGTATGATTATCCTGACCCTGAATTTAGTGTTTTTGACAAGCATAAAGCACAGAATTGCTTTGCAATCGATCAGATCTGGGCGTGTTATGATACGGCTGATGGTATGCCAAGATTCTATGCCCACATTAGGAAGGTATACAGTCCTGAATTTAAGGTGATGTTCAGTTGGCTTGATGCTTATCCAGAAGATGAAAGGAGCAGAGCTTGGGTCGGGGCAGAGTTGCCTGTTGGCTGTGGGAAATTTAGACGTGGAAGTACTGAATTCACTTCTGATCGACTTACATTTTCTCATCAAGTGCAGTGCGGAATGGGGAAGAGAGGTCTATACATTGTATATCCAAGGAAAGGAGAAACGTGGGCCCTTTTCAAAAATTGGGATATGAGTTGGAGCTCTGATCCAGATAATCATAGGAAGTACAAGTATGAAATTGTGGAGATAGTTTCTGATTATGTTGTGGATGTTGGTGTTCTTGTTGGTTATTTAGATAAAGTTTCCAGATTTGTTAGCCTTTTCCAGCGAATGAGGCCGACTGAAGTTGGTACATTCTTTGTAAAGCCAAATGAACTTTACAAGTTCTCTCATCAAATTCCTTCTTTTAAAATGACTGGAACTGAACGAGAGGGTGTACCTGCGGGATCCTTTGAACTTGATCCTGCTTCTTTACCCCTCAGTCCTGATGATATTTGGTACCCTGGAAAAGTTATGGAAGACAGCAGGGCGGTTAATTCTGAACCTGTAGAAAATGATCTACCTGCAGTTCCACTTGGAGCTAGAGATAAATCAAGGAAAGCAACAACATCTCTGAAGTCTGGGGATGACATCCATGCTACTGATGGAGAGTCTTCCAAGGTTCAAATAACTCCTAAAAAAATGAACATCTCTGAGAAAAAGCGAACTCAAATGAGCTCTAGTTCTGCCGATGACAGTCCTTCCACTGACTTTGATGATAATTGTGTTAAAAAAAGCCGTCACTCAAGTCCCCGCATGCCAATTCATTTGTCATGTCAAGGTGATAGAGAGTTGCATTCATGCAGGAAGAGCTTTGGTCTCAGCAACTCCGTTGGAAGttccaaaaaaatatcaactttTTCAGTTGATAAAGgttttgaagaaactttttgTGATTTCGAGATGGACAGATCTACAGGGAAGTTTCAAGTAAATCAG GGCCTAAAAATGCTGCTCAGTCAGTTTGTGGAACGTTCAAAGTCCAGAATGAAAAACATCAAGCCTATGATTCTAGCTCATTCTCCCATGTGGTGA